A window of the Lolium perenne isolate Kyuss_39 chromosome 7, Kyuss_2.0, whole genome shotgun sequence genome harbors these coding sequences:
- the LOC127317734 gene encoding tuliposide A-converting enzyme 1, chloroplastic-like, whose protein sequence is MAPSSDAACPSEVETELFPFIRVYKNGNIERLFGTRTVPASVDATTGVASKDVTIDPATGLSVRLYLPAAAAGGSAKKLPVLVYVHGGGFMVESAASPTYHRYLNALAARAGAIAVSVEYRRVPEHPLPAAYDDSLAALAWAVDACAAGGGGSEPWLAAHGDASRVFLAGDSAGGNIAHNVALRAAAEGAAIAGVMLLHPFFWDPSNTMSPELEVRIRREWAFTCARPDAEVNDPRICPTSAGAAPLLAAMPCGRVMVAVAENDFLAPKGRAYHAALLKSGWRGEAELVDTPGQGHVFHLLRPGTEVAAEMLGRVGDFISRA, encoded by the coding sequence ATGGCTCCCAGCAGCGATGCCGCCTGCCCCAGCGAGGTCGAGACCGAGCTCTTCCCCTTCATCCGCGTCTACAAGAATGGCAACATCGAGCGCCTGTTCGGCACGCGCACCGTGCCGGCGTCCGTCGACGCCACCACGGGCGTGGCCTCCAAGGACGTCACCATCGACCCGGCCACCGGCCTCTCCGTCCGCCTCTACCTCCCGGCAGCCGCCGCAGGCGGCAGCGCCAAGAAGCTGCCCGTCCTCGTGTACGTCCACGGCGGCGGCTTCATGGTCGAGTCGGCGGCCTCCCCGACGTACCACCGCTACCTCAACGCGCTCGCCGCCCGGGCCGGCGCCATCGCTGTGTCCGTCGAGTACCGCCGCGTGCCGGAGCACCCGCTCCCCGCGGCCTATGACGACTCCTTGGCGGCGCTCGCGTGGGCGGTTGACGCCTGCGCCGCCGGTGGCGGGGGATCGGAGCCGTGGCTCGCGGCGCACGGGGACGCGTCCCGCGTGTTCCTCGCTGGCGACAGCGCGGGCGGCAACATCGCGCACAACGTCGCCCTGCGCGCCGCGGCCGAGGGCGCGGCGATCGCCGGCGTGATGCTGCTGCACCCTTTTTTCTGGGACCCGTCGAACACCATGTCGCCGGAGCTGGAGGTCAGGATCCGCCGCGAGTGGGCGTTCACGTGCGCGCGGCCCGACGCCGAGGTGAACGACCCGAGGATCTGCCCGACGTCCGCCGGGGCGGCGCCGCTGCTCGCGGCGATGCCGTGCGGAAGGGTGATGGTGGCCGTGGCGGAGAACGACTTCCTGGCGCCCAAGGGACGGGCGTACCACGCGGCGCTGCTCAAGAGCGGGTGGCGCGGTGAGGCGGAGCTGGTGGACACGCCGGGGCAGGGCCACGTGTTCCACCTCCTGCGACCGGGGACGGAGGTGGCCGCCGAGATGTTGGGTCGCGTCGGGGATTTCATTTCTCGTGCTTGA
- the LOC127317732 gene encoding probable carboxylesterase 12, with product MAAPGADDEILFEYGPIFRQYKSGRVERYSFPPIPAGVDPATGVTSKDVVIDSANGLWARIFLPPGIHDGAKLPVVVYYHGGAYVLGSAADPMTHSYLTGLVAAANVLAVALEYRLAPEHPLPAAYDDSWEGLKWVASHATAGGGGEPWLADHGDLSRVFLAGGSAGGTIAHVMAVRAGEHPGGLGIGIRGVLIVHPYFGGAADIGTEGTTGKAEKARADAFWRYLCPGTQGLDDPLSNPFSEAAGGSAARVAADRVLVCVAEEDGLRDRGVWYYENLKASGYGGEVELLESMGEGHVFYCMKPRCERAIEMQERVLSFLRK from the coding sequence ATGGCGGCACCGGGCGCCGACGATGAGATCCTCTTCGAGTACGGCCCCATCTTCCGCCAGTACAAGAGCGGCCGCGTGGAGCGCTACAGCTTCCCGCCGATCCCGGCCGGCGTCGACCCGGCCACGGGAGTCACCTCCAAGGACGTGGTCATCGACTCCGCCAACGGCCTCTGGGCGCGCATCTTCCTCCCGCCCGGCATCCACGACGGCGCCAAGCTCCCCGTCGTCGTCTACTACCACGGCGGCGCCTACGTCCTCGGCTCGGCCGCCGACCCGATGACGCACAGCTACCTCACGGGCCTGGTCGCGGCCGCCAACGTGCTCGCGGTGGCGCTGGAGTACCGCCTTGCGCCGGAGCACCCGCTCCCCGCGGCGTACGACGACTCGTGGGAGGGGCTCAAGTGGGTGGCCTCCCACGccacggccggcggcggcggcgagccgtGGCTGGCGGACCACGGCGACCTCTCCCGCGTGTTCCTGGCGGGCGGCAGCGCCGGGGGCACCATCGCGCACGTGATGGCGGTGCGCGCCGGGGAGCACCCGGGCGGGCTCGGGATCGGCATCAGGGGCGTGCTGATCGTGCACCCGTACTTCGGCGGCGCGGCGGACATCGGCACGGAGGGCACGACGGGGAAGGCGGAGAAGGCCCGGGCGGACGCGTTCTGGCGGTACCTGTGCCCGGGCACGCAGGGGCTGGACGACCCGCTGTCCAACCCCTTCTCCGAGGCGGCCGGCGGCAGCGCGGCGCGCGTCGCGGCGGACCGCGTGCTCGTCTGCGTCGCCGAGGAGGACGGCCTCCGGGACAGGGGCGTGTGGTACTACGAGAACCTCAAGGCCAGCGGCTACGGCGGCGAGGTGGAGCTGCTCGAGTCCATGGGCGAGGGCCACGTCTTCTACTGCATGAAGCCGCGGTGCGAGAGAGCGATCGAGATGCAGGAGCGCGTCCTCAGCTTCCTCCGCAAGTGA